One region of Pagrus major chromosome 7, Pma_NU_1.0 genomic DNA includes:
- the LOC140999328 gene encoding P2Y purinoceptor 1-like produces MNNTTCPQVSLDFTGRFLPPVYILVFIVGLVANGWGLKSLLHNWKKLKIINVFVFNLGLADILYLLTLPFLVVYHFMDRKWIFGEAFCKITRFCFNLNLYGSIGFLTCISVYRYLAIVHPVKMMGRITVTHSVIISVMVWLLVSVQSLPDMFFTKTYRNNTEKCFVTTDKAHVEEYLKYNLGWTLTGFCIPFLITLGCYGHMAVVLWTLKRTDKVLRQRSLKLLLTLILLFSVCYIPYHVFRNLNLWSRVLTKQRICHKWYNGVYIARQISRALVCLNSAFNPLVYLHGHEDVPAQLRQQLQQVRQMFNHCFLSNHSRRPLARTVDEL; encoded by the coding sequence ATGAATAACACCACTTGTCCTCAGGTCAGCTTGGACTTTACAGGCAGATTCTTGCCTCCCGTTTACATCTTAGTGTTCATCGTTGGTCTGGTAGCTAATGGATGGGGACTGAAGTCTTTGCTGCACAACTGGAAGAAACTAAAGATCatcaatgtgtttgttttcaacctTGGACTTGCTGATATTTTGTACCTGCTCACACTCCCATTTTTGGTGGTGTACCACTTCATGGACCGTAAATGGATCTTTGGAGAAGCATTCTGCAAGATAACAAGATTCTGCTTCAACCTGAATCTATATGGCAGCATTGGATTCCTGACTTGTATAAGTGTGTACAGATACCTGGCCATTGTTCACCCAGTGAAAATGATGGGAAGAATAACTGTCACCCATTCTGTGATTATCTCGGTCATGGTCTGGCTGTTGGTGAGTGTTCAAAGTCTTCCAGACATGTTCTTCACCAAGACATATagaaacaacactgaaaaatgcTTTGTTACCACGGATAAAGCCCACGTTGAGGAGTACCTGAAATACAATCTTGGATGGACCCTCACTGGGTTTTGTATCCCGTTCCTCATCACACTGGGCTGCTATGGACACATGGCTGTAGTTTTATGGACATTGAAGAGAACTGACAAGGTACTGAGACAGAGAAGCTTGAAGTTGTTGCTCACCTtgattcttctcttctctgtttgttACATCCCCTATCATGTATTCAGAAACCTCAACCTCTGGTCAAGAGTTCTTACCAAACAGAGGATATGCCATAAATGGTATAATGGAGTCTACATTGCTCGTCAGATAAGTCGTGCCCTTGTGTGTCTGAACAGTGCTTTCAACCCTCTGGTTTACCTCCATGGACATGAAGACGTTCCTGCTCAGctcagacagcagctccagcaAGTTCGTCAGATGTTTAAccattgttttttgtcaaaCCACAGCAGAAGGCCTTTGGCACGGACTGTAGACGAACTttaa